The nucleotide sequence ACAACAGTTATGCGACAGCCTCCCGGGTCACCAGTCGGCGCACCGAAACTCACCCGCCCTGAACCAGGCCGGCCGCCGGGTTCGAAGAACCGTCACCCGGCTCCCCACCATGGGCAGAGTCCTTGCCCACGGGCGAGGCGTTCAGCCGTCCCGCCCACCACAAGGCCGGCACGAAACCGCGTCGAACTGGATAAATGACAAGCTCAGCTTGTTCTTTGACTTCTGGCGCTTCTGAAGTGGCGCGGGCAGGGTGGACGGCATGACAGACAGCTCTGGCCCTGTTGCTGCGGACGGACGTGACCGCCAGGCGATAGAACACGCCCTCGGTCGTCCTTTGGATCGGACGTGGCCGACGGATGCTTTGCCACCGGGCAGCCGGGTCACGGTCATTCGTGACCCGGAGTGGGACGGGCCGTGGCAGTTCGAGTTCCCCGGAACGATCGATGTGATCGGTGCCCCCGAACCCAACCGACATGCCCACGCGCTGAGCGGTGAGTTGCTGTACTGGGTCACTTTTGACACGCCGCAGTACGACAGCGGTGGGGACGGCCCCTATCGCAAGGCCCAGATTTGGGGTCGGTACCTGAGGCCCGAGCCGGTTCCCGAAGCGTAGGGGGAACACCGCGTACACCTGGGCCACTGCATGTTCGCTCGAATCGTCCGTCGAACTAGCCTGCTCACCCGGGCGTTTGCCGGACGTGGGGCCGGCCTTCGTCTGATCATGCGCTCCGACCCAGTAATTGCGTACGTGGCCGCGTTCTCGGGTGCGGGTCAGAGTCCGCAACGCCAGTGGGACCACGAACGGAAGCGGTCTGGGGGCTACCAGCGGATTACCCGGGGCGCGCCTGGAGCCGAGCTTTTGCCACGTGCAGACGGGGAGCCCCCGGCACCGGAACGACCAGCGTCACGACAGCAGCATTCGCGTCCAAATCACGGCCAGGAACGCGCAGGCGAGCGCGAACAGGCTCTGAACGACGGCGCTGATCGGCATCCTCAGGCGGGCGTGCACAACGGCACCGGTCGCCGCCACGGCCGGAACGCCCCAGACGGCGAGCCATGTCAGGACGGGGACGTCGCGGGAGTGCGCGGTTGCG is from Streptomyces sp. NBC_01314 and encodes:
- a CDS encoding ferrous iron transport protein A, whose product is MTDSSGPVAADGRDRQAIEHALGRPLDRTWPTDALPPGSRVTVIRDPEWDGPWQFEFPGTIDVIGAPEPNRHAHALSGELLYWVTFDTPQYDSGGDGPYRKAQIWGRYLRPEPVPEA